A stretch of Malus sylvestris chromosome 11, drMalSylv7.2, whole genome shotgun sequence DNA encodes these proteins:
- the LOC126590694 gene encoding omega-3 fatty acid desaturase, endoplasmic reticulum-like — MVANVTGDQVDFDPSAPPPFKIAEIRDAIPKHCWVKNPWRSLSYAVWDVLVVFAMAAIAKYLDSWYAWPIYWVAQGTMFWAVFVIGHDCGHGSFSDSRLLNNFVGHIMHSAILVPYHGWRISHRTHHRNHGNVEKDESWVPMTESLYKKLDNSTKTLRFTIPFPFLAYPVYLFYRSPGKEGSHFHPSSDLFSPNERFDVITSTASVVLAAALLLYFSIVQSPIQMLKLYFVPYWIFVMWLDIVTYLHHHGYETKLPWYRGKEWSYLRGGLTTMDRDYGMFNKIHHDIGTHVIHHLFPQIPHYHLEEATKAAKPVLGKYYREPKKSGPIPFHLFKILATSIYEDNYVSDDGEIVFYQTDPQRLKASKNKSN; from the exons ATGGTAGCCAATGTGACCGGAGACCAAGTTGATTTTGACCCAAGTGCCCCTCCACCGTTCAAGATTGCTGAGATCAGAGATGCAATCCCCAAACACTGCTGGGTAAAGAATCCATGGAGGTCTTTGAGTTATGCTGTTTGGGATGTTTTGGTCGTTTTTGCAATGGCAGCCATAGCCAAATACTTAGACAGTTGGTATGCTTGGCCAATCTACTGGGTTGCTCAGGGAACCATGTTTTGGGCTGTGTTTGTTATCGGACACGATTGTGGCCATGGAAGCTTCTCGGACTCTCgcttgctgaataattttgtgGGGCATATTATGCACTCTGCCATTCTTGTACCTTATCATGGCTG GAGAATTAGCCACAGAACTCACCATCGGAACCATGGAAATGTTGAGAAAGATGAGTCTTGGGTTCCA ATGACCGAGTCGCTCTACAAAAAATTGGATAATAGCACAAAAACGTTGAGATTCACAATTCCTTTTCCGTTCCTCGCTTATCCGGTTTATCTG TTTTATAGATCTCCTGGTAAAGAAGGATCTCACTTCCATCCAAGCAGTGACCTATTCTCCCCGAATGAACGATTTGATGTTATAACTTCAACTGCTTCGGTTGTTCTAGCGGCTGCTTTGCTGTTGTATTTCTCCATTGTGCAAAGCCCTATTCAAATGCTTAAGTTATATTTTGTTCCTTATTGG ATTTTTGTGATGTGGTTGGACATTGTCACATACTTGCATCACCATGGTTACGAGACAAAGCTCCCTTGGTATCGCGGCAAG GAATGGAGTTACCTGCGAGGAGGGCTTACAACCATGGATCGTGATTACGGAATGTTTAACAAGATCCATCATGATATTGGTACCCATGTTATACATCATCTGTTTCCTCAAATTCCACATTATCACCTGGAAGAAGCA ACGAAGGCAGCGAAGCCGGTTCTAGGGAAGTACTATCGCGAGCCAAAAAAATCAGGGCCAATTCCGTTTCACTTGTTCAAGATCTTGGCTACAAGCATCTATGAAGATAACTATGTCAGTGACGATGGAGAAATAGTTTTCTATCAGACAGATCCTCAGCGTCTTAAAGCTTCTAAGAATAAATCTAATTAA
- the LOC126590691 gene encoding zinc finger CCCH domain-containing protein 66-like, whose product MCSGSKRNPSSTDTIMEREKQEGTRFNFSILLELAACDDLEGFKRAVEEEGLDVDEASYWCGRLIGSKKLGFEERTPLMVAAMFGSMNVLNYILQSCLVDVNKACGSDRATALHCAVAGGSAASAEVVKLLLAASADASSLDANGNQPGDLIAPAYSSSFGSRKKALEVMLKGVPSIDEPFDFSEQMINETEGQEQQEMTTPRASKDGTEKKEYPVDLSLPDIKNGIYSTDEFRMYTFKVKPCSRAYSHDWTECPFVHPGENARRRDPRKYHYSCVPCPEFRKGTCRQGDACEYAHGIFECWLHPAQYRTRLCKDETGCTRRVCFFAHKPEELRPLYASTGSAVPSPRSFSATAASLDMGSITPLSLNSPSMMIPPDSTPPMTPTGPSSPMGGNMWQNNPNFAPPTLQLPGSRLKSTLSARDMDFEIEMLSLERDRRRQQRLIDEMSGSPSSWNKGLSPASPFSASGNRTGELNTFGGVNPTNLDDIFGSLDPAILPQFNGLSRDATASQLHSPTGIQMRQNMNLQARPSYSASLSSSPVRASPMFGVDASSAAAVFNSRSAAFAKRSQSFIERSAGNRNSVVSSSADFGTIKPSNLSDWGSPGGKLDWGIQGEELNKLRKSASFGFRSNGSSSPTASSMMPTNGDEPDVSWVQSLVKDGPQASQQRGQFGFEDQQQQQCHPNNGGPEMLPAWVEQLYFEQEQMVA is encoded by the coding sequence ATGTGCAGTGGTTCCAAGAGGAATCCTTCTTCCACTGATACGATCATGGAGCGTGAGAAACAAGAAGGGACGCGGTTTAACTTTTCGATTTTGCTTGAACTAGCCGCCTGCGATGATCTTGAAGGGTTCAAAAGGGCTGTAGAGGAAGAGGGTCTTGATGTTGATGAGGCGAGCTATTGGTGTGGGAGGCTGATTGGCTCGAAGAAGTTGGGGTTTGAGGAGAGGACTCCCCTCATGGTCGCCGCTATGTTCGGTAGCATGAACGTGTTGAATTATATTCTTCAATCCTGTCTTGTTGATGTTAATAAAGCCTGCGGTTCAGATAGAGCTACAGCTCTTCATTGTGCTGTTGCTGGTGGCTCTGCTGCTTCGGCTGAGGTTGTCAAGCTCTTGCTTGCTGCTTCTGCTGATGCGAGTTCTCTTGATGCTAATGGAAACCAACCAGGTGACTTGATCGCACCTGCTTATAGTTCGAGCTTCGGTTCGAGGAAGAAAGCTTTGGAGGTCATGCTCAAGGGTGTTCCCAGTATTGATGAACCTTTCGACTTCTCGGAGCAAATGATTAATGAGACAGAAGGGCAAGAACAGCAAGAGATGACAACTCCTCGTGCTTCGAAGGATGGAACAGAGAAGAAAGAGTATCCTGTTGATCTTTCTCTTCCGGACATCAAGAACGGGATTTATAGCACGGATGAGTTTAGAATGTATACTTTCAAGGTCAAGCCGTGCTCAAGGGCCTACTCTCATGACTGGACAGAGTGTCCGTTCGTCCACCCGGGGGAAAATGCAAGGCGGCGTGATCCAAGGAAATATCATTACAGCTGTGTTCCTTGCCCGGAGTTCAGAAAGGGGACCTGCAGACAGGGAGATGCTTGTGAATATGCACATGGTATTTTTGAATGTTGGCTTCACCCTGCCCAGTACCGTACCCGTCTTTGCAAGGATGAGACGGGATGCACAAGAAGGGTCTGTTTCTTTGCTCACAAGCCAGAAGAGCTTCGCCCCTTGTATGCTTCGACAGGTTCTGCTGTGCCTTCTCCGAGATCATTCTCAGCCACTGCTGCTTCTCTGGACATGGGGTCAATTACCCCGCTTTCCCTCAACTCTCCATCCATGATGATTCCTCCTGATTCAACTCCGCCCATGACTCCCACAGGACCTTCTTCTCCTATGGGTGGAAACATGTGGCAGAACAATCCAAACTTTGCACCCCCCACTTTGCAGCTTCCAGGTAGCAGATTGAAATCTACTCTGAGTGCTAGAGATATGGATTTTGAGATCGAGATGCTTAGCCTGGAGAGGGATCGTCGAAGGCAGCAACGCTTGATTGATGAGATGTCCGGTTCCCCATCTAGCTGGAACAAAGGCTTATCTCCTGCATCGCCCTTTTCTGCATCTGGGAATCGAACAGGGGAATTGAATACCTTCGGAGGAGTGAACCCTACTAACCTTGACGACATTTTTGGATCTCTTGATCCTGCAATTTTGCCTCAATTTAATGGCCTTTCACGGGATGCAACAGCATCCCAGTTACATTCTCCAACTGGGATCCAGATGCGCCAAAATATGAACCTGCAGGCCCGTCCCAGCTACTCTGCCAGCCTCTCATCCTCTCCTGTACGGGCTTCTCCGATGTTTGGAGTTGATGCATCTAGTGCAGCTGCTGTTTTTAATTCAAGGTCTGCTGCATTTGCAAAGAGGAGTCAGAGCTTCATTGAGCGTAGTGCTGGCAACCGTAATTCTGTGGTTTCTTCCTCTGCTGATTTTGGAACAATAAAGCCCTCTAACCTTTCAGATTGGGGCTCTCCTGGTGGCAAATTAGACTGGGGTATCCAGGGCGAAGAGCTGAACAAGCTGAGGAAATCTGCTTCTTTTGGATTCCGAAGCAACGGGAGCAGTTCCCCAACAGCTTCATCCATGATGCCAACAAATGGTGATGAGCCTGACGTATCATGGGTTCAATCTCTTGTCAAGGATGGACCTCAAGCCTCGCAACAACGCGGGCAATTTGGATTCGAGgaccagcagcagcagcagtgtCACCCTAACAACGGAGGTCCAGAGATGCTCCCCGCTTGGGTGGAGCAGCTTTACTTTGAGCAGGAGCAGATGGTGGCTTAA
- the LOC126590692 gene encoding acyl-lipid omega-3 desaturase (cytochrome b5), endoplasmic reticulum-like, with translation MVETQPLKQQSKPINGVNGIHNHHHDEADFDPSAPPPFKIAEIRAAIPKHCWVKNPWRSLSYVFRDLFAISAMGAAAIYLDSWYLWPLYWAAQGTMFWALFVLGHDCGHGSFSDSRILNTVVGHILHSAILVPYNGWRISHRTHHQNHGHVENDESWVPLTEKVYSSLDESTRKFRFRVPYPIFAYPFYLWTRSPGKKGSHFNPYSDLFAPNERRDVIASTTCWTMMVSLLVYLSFVVGPVEILKLYGVPYWIFVMWLDMVTYLHHHGYDEKLPWYRGKEWSYLRGGLTTVDRDYGMFNNIHHDIGTHVIHHLFPQIPHYHLREATKAAKSVLGKYYREPKKSGPFPVHLIDNLLSSMSNDHYVSDTGDIVFYQTDPKLFKSLKGKSN, from the exons ATGGTGGAAACTCAGCCTCTGAAGCAGCAGAGCAAGCCCATCAATGGCGTCAATGGGATCCATAACCACCACCATGACGAAGCAGATTTCGACCCAAGTGCCCCTCCTCCATTCAAGATTGCTGAGATCCGGGCCGCCATTCCCAAACACTGCTGGGTCAAGAATCCATGGAGGTCTCTTAGCTATGTTTTCAGGGATTTGTTTGCCATTTCTGCAATGGGAGCTGCTGCCATTTACTTGGATAGTTGGTATCTTTGGCCTTTGTACTGGGCTGCTCAGGGAACCATGTTCTGGGCTCTCTTTGTTCTTGGACATGATTG TGGCCATGGAAGCTTTTCAGACAGTAGAATTCTGAACACAGTTGTGGGGCATATATTGCATTCTGCAATTCTTGTACCATATAATGGATG GAGAATCAGCCACCGAACTCACCATCAGAACCATGGACATGTTGAGAATGATGAGTCATGGGTTCCT CTGACTGAGAAGGTTTATTCGAGTCTCGATGAAAGTACCCGAAAATTCAGATTCAGGGTGCCTTACCCCATTTTTGCATACCCTTTCTATCTG TGGACTAGAAGTCCAGGGAAGAAGGGTTCTCATTTCAATCCGTACAGTGACTTGTTTGCCCCAAATGAAAGGAGAGATGTGATAGCATCAACTACTTGCTGGACAATGATGGTTTCCCTGCTTGTCTATCTATCGTTTGTAGTAGGCCCTGTCGAAATTCTCAAGCTTTATGGTGTCCCTTACTGG ATTTTCGTAATGTGGTTGGACATGGTCACATATTTGCATCACCATGGTTATGACGAAAAACTTCCTTGGTACCGCGGAAAG GAATGGAGTTATCTACGAGGAGGCCTCACAACCGTAGATCGCGATTATGGGATGTTCAACAACATCCACCATGACATTGGCACTCATGTTATCCATCATCTCTTTCCTCAAATCCCACACTACCACCTAAGAGAAGCA ACAAAGGCAGCAAAATCAGTTCTGGGGAAGTACTATCGGGAGCCGAAGAAATCTGGGCCGTTTCCGGTTCACTTGATCGATAACCTGTTGTCAAGCATGAGCAATGATCACTATGTTAGTGACACTGGAGACATAGTATTCTACCAGACAGATCCCAAGCTTTTCAAAAGTCTCAAGGGCAAGTCcaattga
- the LOC126590693 gene encoding uncharacterized protein LOC126590693, which translates to MKLLISSPSFSSCSSSSNSTAFDATMCSSKSATAGCISGILRRILCKGSFPTYPSDHILGEENSVASSSRDQDFNSKDKTEISASPSIVARLMGLDSIPDRNLVSSQSTQNSISRSKSMNSVDRFDKRRGMKSTRSFREMPTFLEPENEEFFILSFESERKSKGTKSKGRKCEKRQSQQTENRRERKAENKKQLQGQSRRALNDLNGKEMLKSRSTSGEDSKSTSIATKTTEKKKTICDVLKNVESEFSSEDLSPVSVLDCGQFLVDTEIPSSEEDSSLANSCKENGPSGDARRKKTIEGKCLGSKKKEFHRAKHIGMWSEICRLTEAELVGSNWILQNKGMWSFEGISAGIGADFESQILGQLLDEIVDQFADFAMEIQNL; encoded by the exons ATGAAGTTGCTAAtttcttccccttctttttcttcatgctCATCATCATCCAACTCCACTGCTTTTGATGCAACAATGTGCAGTTCAAAAAGCGCCACCGCGGGCTGCATTTCCGGAATTTTGCGCAGAATTCTCTGCAAAGGAAGCTTCCCCACATACCCTTCTGATCACATCCTAGGAGAAGAAAATTCTGTGGCATCTAGTTCCAGAGATCAAGATTTTAATTCCAAGGATAAAACAGAGATCTCTGCCAGTCCAAGCATTGTGGCAAGGCTGATGGGATTGGATTCAATTCCAGACAGGAACTTGGTCAGCAGCCAATCAACCCAAAATTCAATTTCACGCAGCAAATCCATGAATTCTGTGGACCGGTTTGATAAGCGTCGCGGGATGAAGTCGACACGGTCATTTAGAGAGATGCCTACATTTCTTGAGCCAGAAAATGAAGAATTCTTTATTCTcagctttgagagtgagaggAAAAGCAAGGGAACAAAATCGAAAGGGAGGAAATGTGAAAAGAGACAAAGCCAACAAACGGAAAACAGAAGAGAAAGAAAGGCAGAGAATAAGAAGCAACTCCAAGGACAAAGCAGAAGGGCTTTGAACGATTTGAATGGGAAAGAGATGCTGAAAAGCAGAAGCACTTCTGGTGAAGATTCAAAAAGTACTTCAATTGCTACAAAGACGacagagaagaagaaaactatATGTGATGTGCTTAAGAATGTAGAATCTGAATTCAGCTCTGAAGATTTAAGCCCGGTTTCGGTTCTCGATTGTGGCCAATTTCTTGTTGATACAGAAATCCCTTCTTCAG AAGAAGATTCAAGTTTAGCCAATTCATGCAAAGAAAATGGTCCAAGTGGTGATGCAAGAAGAAAAAAGACAATAGAAGGCAAATGTCTTggatcaaagaagaaagaattccACAGAGCAAAGCACATTGGGATGTGGAGTGAGATTTGTAGGCTGACTGAAGCCGAGTTGGTCGGTTCAAATTGGATCCTACAAAACAAAGGCATGTGGAGTTTTGAAGGTATTTCTGCAGGCATTGGTGCAGATTTCGAGTCACAGATTCTTGGTCAATTATTAGATGAGATTGTTGATCAATTTGCTGACTTTGCCATGGAAATTCAAAATCTGTAA